The proteins below come from a single Metarhizium brunneum chromosome 1, complete sequence genomic window:
- the TRYP_1 gene encoding Trypsin, which yields MVRKVATTLTIALCAASASAANINKRIIGGKDAEYGEFPFIVSILSNRDHPFCGGSLLDSTTVLTAAHCITGAYSVKAGTLNSYTGGVDAKVASAKIHPDYTDGESPWHDIGILKLLDPIDPSAIISYAKLPVNGSDPAINSTATAAGWTRGTQTAPKYHLAGIGADRLSKVVIPIRARQHCSNLNPRAGVDTIVCAGGDGKNVCKGDSGGPLIDRETGQLIGVASFVIKDATEKHFYYCNLSPSVYTRVSRYITFINENLGESGYTIPEPLSPEAQRIAKAKEQVELHCTRFMNDADACMAAAPPCIAAAEPYKTTDELLRCVDRMQVCASQDEPGKLNQCIENAKACVGKAEVTFWDLDALAQCAKKDL from the exons ATGGTACGCAAGGTTGCTACTACGTTAACAATCGCGCTTTGTGCTGCTTCAGCATCGGCAGCGAATATTAACAAGAGGATTATTGGCGGAAAAGACGCAGAATATGGTGAATTTCCATTCATCGTCAGCATCCTCAGTAACAGGGATCATCCGTTCTGCGGAGGAAGTTTGCTAGATAGCACTACTGTTCTTACCGCTGCCCATTGCATCACCGGAGCATACTCGGTAAAGGCAGGAACACTG AACAGCTACACGGGCGGAGTGGATGCAAAGGTTGCATCTGCCAAGATTCACCCCGACTACACAGATGGCGAATCTCCTTGGCATGATATTGGCATATTGAAGTTGTTAGATCCAATCGATCCGAGCGCAATTATAAGCTATGCAAAACTGCCGGTGAACGGCTCAGATCCCGCCATCAATTCCACCGCAACTGCCGCGGGCTG GACAAGGGGTACGCAAACAGCTCCCAAGTACCACCTGGCTGGTATTGGCGCTGATCGACTAAGCAAGGTTGTGATTCCTATCCGCGCACGCCAGCACTGTTCAAACTTGAACCCGCGTGCGGGTGTAGATACCATAGTATGCGCCGGTGGTGATGGTAAGAATGTATGTAAAGGCGACAGCGGCGGTCCTCTTATCGACCGAGAAACAGGACAACTCATCGGCGTTGCGTCATTTGTTATCAAGGATGCAACTGAAAAACACTTCTACTATTGCAACCTGTCCCCCTCGGTGTATACCAGAGTCAGCCGTTACATCACCTTTATCAACGAAAACCTTGGAGAATCTGGTTATACTATTCCCGAGCCTCTGAGCCCTGAAGCCCAGAGAatagccaaggccaaggagcaggTTGAGTTGCATTGTACCCGTTTCATGAACGATGCGGATGCCTGTATGGCTGCAGCGCCTCCCTGTATAGCTGCAGCCGAACCCTACAAGACAACCGACGAGCTCCTTCGATGCGTTGACAGAATGCAAGTCTGTGCTAGCCAAGATGAGCCGGGCAAACTGAACCAATGCATAGAGAATGCAAAGGCGTGTGTTGGAAAAGCGGAGGTGACTTTCTGGGACCTCGACGCGCTTGCTCAGTGCGCCAAGAAAGATCTATAA
- the patB_1 gene encoding Carboxylesterase patB encodes MQLSRLIITASIPAVVADITPGSHPIVDLGYVKYRGSYNDTSGINAWYGIRYAEAPVGNLRWQAPRDIEINGTGSGGQVIDAVDAPLPCPQGYPGWWFNSTAGASTDLSKTPTGTEDCLNLDILAPAKPVNTSLPVIVQIHGGGYTLGSSSSIGPGYELAGNSLVYQSSGGIVYVSIQYRLGAYGFLGGAEVAEKGVANAGLLDQRAALGWVQRHISKFGGDPAKVTIMGGSAGGGSVTHQLTLHGGVSNPPFRGAIAEYPWLQPLHSQSTIQRQYELLLTAAGCPDIQCLRALPESDLAVATQKTYDTGYALLEYGFGDFYYGPYVDGDIIRGLPSHEFSQGHFAKVPLLTNREGYEGVIFSNSSQTTSAELVTDLKTLFPGATQSFVSRLLQLYPRDAFNSTFFQRQQIFGDFIISCFSQYMAAAVSDHGEPVYKMIFDAGGGLHGSLVPFTETVNLNGTSNNATLASIIRSYYISFATQLDPNAVSYTDSNRPHWPTYQTGGNANFTVLSITDSGIEAREDPDNSAQCDFFHGQSYVVRN; translated from the exons ATGCAGCTATCCAGactcatcatcaccgcctcGATACCTGCCGTCGTTGCGGACATTACGCCTGGTTCTCACCCCATCGTCGATCTTGGCTATGTGAAATACAGGGGATCATACAATGACACCTCAGG AATCAACGCCTGGTACGGGATACGTTACGCCGAAGCTCCAGTCGGAAACCTTCGATGGCAAGCCCCACGAGATATTGAAATCAACGGCACTGGTAGCGGGGGCCAAGTCATCGACGCGGTAGATGCGCCGTTGCCGTGTCCCCAAGGCTACCCTGGCTGGTGGTTCAACAGTACCGCCGGAGCTTCAACAGACCTATCTAAGACTCCAACGGGCACCGAGGACTGTCTCAATCTTGACATTTTGGCCCCTGCAAAACCAGTCAACACTTCCCTTCCAGTCATAGTCCAGATTCACGGTGGTG GATATACTCTTGGTTCATCTTCGTCGATAGGTCCCGGCTACGAACTAGCCGGCAACTCATTAGTGTACCAGTCgagcggcggcatcgtctACGTCTCCATCCAATACCGGCTCGGTGCGTACGGATTTCTCGGCGGTGCAGAGGTGGCCGAGAAGGGTGTTGCCAATGCCGGTCTGCTCGATCAACGGGCAGCGCTTGGCTGGGTGCAACGCCATATCAGCAAATTCGGCGGCGACCCAGCAAAGGTGAccatcatgggcggcagcGCAGGCGGGGGCTCAGTAACACATCAGTTGACTCTTCATGGCGGTGTCAGTAATCCGCCATTCCGTGGAGCAATAGCCG AGTACCCTTGGCTGCAACCTTTGCACAGCCAGTCGACCATACAGCGGCAGTATGAGCTGCTCCTCACAGCGGCAGGATGCCCAGACATCCAGTGTCTACGCGCCCTGCCCGAGTCAGATCTCGCCGTGGCCACTCAAAAGACGTACGACACAGGCTACGCTCTTCTTGAGTATGGCTTCGGTGACTTCTACTACGGACCCTATGTTGACGGCGACATCATCCGCGGCCTTCCCAGCCACGAGTTCAGCCAGGGCCATTTTGCAAAAGTGCCTCTTTTAACAAACCGCGAGGGCTATGAGGGTGTCATATTCTCGAACAGCAGTCAGACTACTTCTGCGGAACTCGTGACGGACCTCAAGACCTTGTTCCCGGGCGCGACGCAATCTTTTGTCAGTCGCCTGCTTCAGCTGTATCCGCGCGACGCCTTCAACTCGACGTTTTTCCAGCGCCAGCAAATCTTTGGCGATTTCATCATATCCTGCTTTTCGCAGTACATGGCGGCTGCTGTTTCAGACCACGGCGAGCCCGTGTACAAGATGATTTTTGATGCGGGCGGTGGGCTGCACGGTAGCTTGGTTCCTTTCACGGAAACTGTGAATCTAAATG GCACATCGAATAACGCGACGCTTGCTTCGATTATACGAAGCTACTATATTTCGTTTGCCACCCAGCTCGATCCTAATGCGGTTTCATACACGGACAGCAATCGTCCGCACTGGCCGACTTACCAGACTGGTGGGAATGCCAACTTTACCGTGTTGAGTATTACAGATTCTGGTATTGAAGCTAGAGAGGACCCAGACAACTCTGCTCAATGTGATTTTTTCCACGGACAGAGCTACGTAGTTAGAAATTAG
- the THIO_1 gene encoding Thioredoxin-like protein, whose amino-acid sequence METVSYIIWALVIIVILGPALFRDRSPIPETSGNVSKISELPELESLLSSTTYVVVDFYADWCPPCRAIAPQFSKLADEYASKGQLAFAKVNVDHCKGAAKHHNVTAMPTFLFFKNGQQTSVVVQSSKHGTSAKMPKDGVVEKIQGADVMLLRSTVQALAENAQR is encoded by the exons ATGGAGACAGTAAGCTACATCATCTGGGCCTTGGTCATCATCGTTATACTCGGTCCG GCCCTTTTTCGAGACCGCTCGCCTATCCCAGAAACGTCGGGCAACGTTTCTAAAATTAGCGAGCTTCCTGAGCTGGAGTCTCTCCTATCATCTACCACGTACGTCGTTGTCGACTTTTACGCCGACTGGTGTCCTCCCTGCCGCGCCATCGCTCCGCAGTTTTCCAAGCTGGCCGATGAATATGCGTCCAAGGGCCAGCTCGCTTTTGCCAAAGTCAACGTGGACCATTGTAAGGGTGCTGCCAAGCACCATAATGTTACCGCTATGCCgacctttttatttttcaaAAATGGACAGCAGACGTCAGTTGTAGTGCAAAGCAGCAAGCACGGCACATCTGCAAAGATGCCCAAGGACGGCGTGGTTGAAAAAATTCAAGGCGCGGATGTAATGTTGCTGAGAAGTACGGTGCAGGCTTTGGCTGAGAATGCACAGCGCTAA